In Primulina eburnea isolate SZY01 chromosome 3, ASM2296580v1, whole genome shotgun sequence, one DNA window encodes the following:
- the LOC140826836 gene encoding mitogen-activated protein kinase kinase kinase 20-like: MHWIRGETLGRGGFAFVSKGTTRQDGCLSNIPPIVAVKSSKSSHSNSLLKEKKLLDRFNHCPFIIRCFGDDTTLEDGQELYNIFLEYASGGCLADVIKSCGGKGLPEPVVKNHTRSILMALSHMHALGYVHCDIKPHNVLMVKGGDEKTSGNTFGEETAKLADLGSAINMRGGDDEDDGGFRGTVLYAAPESIANQTYVPQSDVWSLGCTLLFMLTGKSPWKFDNRTTAVDVMMTIGCSDQIPEIPSTKKISKEAVDFLKKCFVKDPRSRCTADMLLDHPFVKARNASPHAGKCSSHHHHHHRYLTSRLSHGISSLVPSCFHVVDSAAVRPV, translated from the coding sequence ATGCATTGGATCAGAGGAGAAACTTTGGGCAGAGGGGGTTTTGCCTTTGTCTCTAAAGGCACAACCCGACAAGATGGCTGCCTCAGTAATATTCCACCCATAGTCGCTGTTAAATCTTCTAAATCATCCCACTCCAACTCTCTTCtcaaagaaaagaagctgctcGATCGGTTCAACCATTGTCCCTTCATCATCCGATGTTTCGGGGACGACACCACCCTAGAAGATGGCCAGGAACTATACAATATTTTTCTCGAGTACGCATCCGGAGGTTGTTTGGCAGATGTCATCAAATCTTGCGGCGGAAAAGGTTTGCCGGAGCCTGTTGTCAAAAATCACACGAGATCGATTCTCATGGCTCTTTCTCATATGCACGCACTCGGGTACGTGCACTGCGATATTAAGCCACACAACGTCTTAATGGTTAAAGGAGGTGACGAGAAAACGAGCGGGAACACTTTTGGCGAAGAAACTGCAAAGCTCGCAGATCTCGGAAGTGCTATTAACATGCGTGGCGGCGATGATGAGGATGACGGGGGATTCCGGGGCACCGTTCTTTATGCGGCACCGGAGTCGATAGCCAATCAAACATACGTACCTCAATCAGATGTTTGGTCTTTGGGATGCACCCTCTTGTTCATGTTGACTGGGAAATCGCCTTGGAAGTTCGACAACCGGACGACTGCCGTGGATGTGATGATGACTATCGGCTGTAGTGATCAGATTCCGGAGATCCCCAGTACTAAGAAGATTTCGAAAGAGGCCGTAGATTTTCTCAAGAAGTGTTTTGTTAAGGATCCAAGATCAAGATGTACTGCCGACATGCTTCTAGATCATCCCTTTGTCAAAGCTAGAAACGCCTCCCCTCATGCCGGAAAATGCAgcagccaccaccaccaccaccaccgttATCTGACCTCAAGATTATCTCACGGCATCAGTTCATTGGTCCCCAGCTGTTTTCATGTCGTTGACTCTGCTGCAGTCCGTCCTGTTTAA